The proteins below are encoded in one region of Nilaparvata lugens isolate BPH chromosome X, ASM1435652v1, whole genome shotgun sequence:
- the LOC111058495 gene encoding uncharacterized protein LOC111058495 has translation MTKADVECIVNEGQIWRCPPCSKLRRQSMSAVSSAEDGNASISQVIFMLEEAREDRKRMEREFNASFEFANSKIDDQTNTITNQTLKINECLRLIEDLKKENASLKRKVCDLETRLEDAEQYTRSNALEIYGVPETKNEDVYETVKRVCNALDVNITREKIDVCHRLGKPKGDNRPAGIIVKFVRREDKFSVVARRKVKRNLSTQDLGFQHEAVVYINESLSPARRRIFAAAREAKKKYDYAYLWVQNGKILMRKEQGKPIVKISSLSDLDRL, from the coding sequence ATGACCAAGGCAGACGTGGAATGTATTGTCAACGAGGGTCAGATTTGGAGATGCCCACCTTGTTCCAAGTTGAGGAGGCAGAGTATGAGTGCTGTGTCTTCTGCTGAGGATGGCAATGCCAGCATATCACAAGTGATATTCATGCTAGAGGAGGCCAGAGAGGATAGGAAGCGAATGGAGAGGGAATTTAATGCTTCTTTTGAGTTTGCAAACAGTAAGATTGACGACCAGACTAATACAATTACTaatcaaactttgaaaataaatgagtGCCTTAGATTAATTGAGGACTTGAAAAAAGAGAATGCAAGCCTTAAGAGGAAAGTTTGTGACTTGGAGACACGGCTCGAAGATGCTGAACAGTACACACGCTCCAATGCACTTGAAATCTATGGAGTACCAGAGACGAAAAACGAGGATGTGTATGAAACTGTAAAGAGAGTGTGTAATGCTCTTGATGTTAATATaacaagagaaaaaattgacGTCTGCCATCGACTGGGAAAACCTAAGGGAGACAATCGGCCTGCTggtattattgtgaaatttgtcAGGAGAGAGGACAAGTTCTCGGTGGTGGCGAGGAGAAAGGTTAAGCGTAATTTATCGACGCAGGACCTTGGATTCCAGCATGAGGCAGTAGTCTACATCAACGAGAGTCTAAGTCCGGCGCGGAGAAGAATTTTTGCAGCTGCCAGGGAGGCTAAGAAGAAATATGACTACGCTTATCTGTGGGTGCAGAACGGGAAGATACTAATGAGGAAGGAGCAGGGTAAACCGATTGTGAAAATATCGTCGTTGAGTGATCTCGATAGACtgtaa